GAAATTTGGACTTGGTATGGTGATTTCATCCCAGCGACCATCTGAGTTGTCACCTACAGTTTTATCTCAATGTAATACTTTTCTTCTGCATCGAATAAGTAACGACAGAGATCAAGAACAAGTACATAAAATGGTACCTGATAATTTGAGGGGATTACTCCGTGAGCTACCCTCATTACCATCCCAGCATGCAATACTTATGGGCTGGGCATCTGAACTCCCTGTTCTGGTTAAAATGAAAAGTTTAACGAAAGATCAGCAACCACACTCAGATGACCCTGACTTCTGGGATGTATGGACAAGAAAAGATGCAGATGGGAATTTAGTTGAACGCAACGCTGATTGGAATGAAGTAGTTAAGGAGTGGCAGCAGAGCTAATAAGCCACTACATTCGAGTCTTGATCACTTTGATGTCAAAACTCCCTAGAGGAGCGTTATTGATACTAAGTTAACAACTGATTTTAGGTATATCTCGCCAGCGACTCGTATATTGAGGTGAGAGAAGACTTCTTCTCATTTGCCATTTCTCAGCTCGTCCTTCGCTAGCTAATGTCACAGCTCCTTGACCATATCGTTGATTGATTTTATCAAAACAATTCATGATCAATGGACTTGGTTGTGATGGGGTGAAAAAATCAGGTTGTTGGTATTGCTGACTTTCAAGACTGATAGCACCAACTCCACAACGATAGAAGTAAACCCCTATTTGAAATATATCCTGTAAGACAATGCTGATAGCAGAAGCTATTTGACTACTACTATCCGTTGCTACAGGAAACTCATATACAATTGATTTTTTATAATACTGGTTCTCATGTGGGGAGCTTGAAGCGAAAATCATTAAGCGCTTAACCAATGAATGTTGCTGGCGTAACTTCCTACCAACAATAGACCCGTGTGTAACTAACGCAAACATTAGAGCCTGGTGATCAGTAATCCGTTGTCCGAAGCTACGTGTTGAAAAGATTTCTTGTTTAGGGGCTCTGACTTCATCCCAGGATAAACAAGTTATACCGTTAAGTTCATTAACCGTTCGTTCAACGACAACACTAAATTGTCTACGCATCTCTTTAGCTGATTGTTGCATTAACTGATCAGCGGTATTGATACCAAGTAAGTTGAGTTTCTTACCTAATCGATTTCCAATTCCCCATACGTCAGTGACACTCATGCGCTTTAGTATCGGTCTGCTGGTTTGATTACTATCAATAACAGCGACACCATTAAAGCCAGTTAGCTTCTTTGCTGCATGATTAGCTGCTTTAGCTAGGGTAGGGGTTGTACCAAAGCCTACGCCTACCGGTAGCCGTGTTTCCTTCCAAATAGCCTTGCGGATTTCATGTCCGTATTTATGCCAGTCACCGATCAAATTACCGTAATTTTTAAACTCTAAGAAAGATTCGTCGATAGAGTAGATGTACTGGTTATCACAGTACCGAGCGATAACATTCATCATGCGTTCGCTTAAGTCGGCATATAACTCGTAATTAGATGACCGTACAACGACACCATGCTTTTCTAGAAAGTATTTAATTTGAAAGTAGGGTTTGAACTTAGGTATACCCAAACGTCTTGCTATAGGGCATACAGCGCATATACAGCCATCATTGTTGGTTAGTACAACGACTGGCTTATTACGTATGCTTGGATCGAATACTTTCTCTGCGCTGGCGTAAAAAGAAACGGCATCTACTAAAGCGTACATAGTAAAATTTCAGGTGACTTCTGATGTAATCTAATCGAACGGGTGACTACACCTTCCAATTGGAATTCGTCTTCAGGTTTAATATGAACAGGCGGGTGCTTACTTGAAGCAGATAGCAGTAATGCATGTGTTTTATCTATCAGCTTGCATACAAAGCAACCGTTATAGTTGGCGACAATAATGTCGCCATTCTTTGCCGTCAACGAACGATCTACAATTAACAAATCACCATTAAAAATGCCAACACCCTGCATAGAGTCACCATTAGCTTGACCTATAAAGGTAGCATTAGGGTGTTTGATCAATAACTGATCTAGTGATAAGCCTAGCTCTTTGTACTCAGCTGCTGGCGATTCAAAGCCACTGATACCAGCTTCTGCAAATATTGGGATAACTTTCATAAAACACCTATACTGTAATTTTATACAGTATAGGTTGAGTTATCAGAAATTGATAGTTAAATAAAGGTAATGTTCGGGTTGCCAAGTTAATACGAATGAGACTTGATAGTATTAGGTGGGCATCTAAGACCTAAGCTCTTTCAAACTAATAATCGATAGGCTTCCAACTGATGCTTTTTCTATATGATCTGACCACCAACACATTAATTTTTTTCTACGTTCAAGGTATTCAGATCTGTTATAAGAACGTCTAGTTACATCTTTATCTAGATGCGCCAGC
The sequence above is a segment of the Colwellia sp. 20A7 genome. Coding sequences within it:
- a CDS encoding Y-family DNA polymerase, producing the protein MYALVDAVSFYASAEKVFDPSIRNKPVVVLTNNDGCICAVCPIARRLGIPKFKPYFQIKYFLEKHGVVVRSSNYELYADLSERMMNVIARYCDNQYIYSIDESFLEFKNYGNLIGDWHKYGHEIRKAIWKETRLPVGVGFGTTPTLAKAANHAAKKLTGFNGVAVIDSNQTSRPILKRMSVTDVWGIGNRLGKKLNLLGINTADQLMQQSAKEMRRQFSVVVERTVNELNGITCLSWDEVRAPKQEIFSTRSFGQRITDHQALMFALVTHGSIVGRKLRQQHSLVKRLMIFASSSPHENQYYKKSIVYEFPVATDSSSQIASAISIVLQDIFQIGVYFYRCGVGAISLESQQYQQPDFFTPSQPSPLIMNCFDKINQRYGQGAVTLASEGRAEKWQMRRSLLSPQYTSRWRDIPKISC
- a CDS encoding LexA family protein — translated: MKVIPIFAEAGISGFESPAAEYKELGLSLDQLLIKHPNATFIGQANGDSMQGVGIFNGDLLIVDRSLTAKNGDIIVANYNGCFVCKLIDKTHALLLSASSKHPPVHIKPEDEFQLEGVVTRSIRLHQKSPEILLCTL